The DNA window CATAAACACTCTTGTCGTCGCGGACGTCGATCTTGTAGATCAAACCCAGTTCATAAATGTTGACCGGGATCTCTGGGTCGTAGATCTGGCTGATTGCCTCGATGACCCGTCCTTCCAGCAGCTTGCGCTCGAACACCTTGGTCGGGTCTTCGGACTGTGTAGCCTGGGTCGCTGGTTCGGTAGGCGGTAAAGGCACCGGGCCGGACGCGGCCTCCGAAACGGCGGATTCGGTCGATTCAGTCATGGTTTGCCTCAAGGATTCCACGCGGCCGGTCGGAACGACCGGAAGATGGACTGGGCGGCCTGGTGTCGCTGTGGGTTCATTCATGATGAGTACGGTTACGGCCGGTGCGGTCGGGACGCGCCGGTTGTCGATCGGGCAGATCGTACCGTCAGATCGCAAACCGTGGGGACCGCAGACCTTGATCTCCGCATCTCCATTGTATGCCAGCACCGAACCACGCCGGAGACTCGACTGGACGGCAGTGGCGTCAACTGATCAGCGGTAAGACTTGTCGGGACATCCCATAGCATGGGTCAAGGCGACTCTGCGCCTGCCATGGAGACCCCTCGTTACCAAGGTTCAGGCACGCAAAGCATGAGCACAGCGATCAGGAAGTCCAGACATGTCGTCCGATAACCGTAGCTGGGATTGAGCGGGCTGGGTCTGATAACCCGGGGCAACTGAACGATCAGCCGAAATTCGACCTTGATCGGTCCTATAAGAAATACAGATGGAATTTTTGATTGGCTGAATTCAAGTCGCGGGGTATTGTCTCGACACGCGTGAAAACAAAGGGCCCTTCGAAGTAATTCGGGAGGGTGAAGGACACGTAAGCGACCCAAGGATGGGATTCGTCAGACGCCATATCGCCCCTCCGGTTCTCGCCGGTTGAGCCATTCTCAGAGGTCGTACAATGAAGTCTGTCGCCACCCGGTTTGGTCGGATGAGTCTGGTTCTGATGCTTGCGGTCGTTGGTCTTACGGGAGGCGCACACAGCGATTCGTCAGCTACCACGCCGATCAGCGACTCGCCGAGGGAGGCTGTTGCCAGCCTTCGTCCTGAAGTCCGCCTGCGAAAGCTTCATCTCGTCCGCCCGGACCTCATTCAGTACCCATTGGCTTACGATATCTACTGCTAAACGGTCAAATCGAATCTGATTTGCTTCGTTGCCGAGTCGGATTCCCGGACCAAAAAAGAAACGAGTACGGGGCGACCCTGGTATGGGTCGCCCCGCTTCTTTTCTCGAATTGTGGCCGGGGCCGAGCCAGGAGGCACACCTTGCCCTTAGTCGTCCAATGCCCGGATGGGGAAGAGGTCCGACTTGGTGTGCTGCTCCTTCAGCAGTGCGACCATCCTGGCAAGGACCTCTGGATGCTGTGCAGCAACGTCGGTTGTCTCACTGGGGTCTTTCGACAAGTCGTAGAGCTCCGTGGCGATCGGCTGCAACTTCGCCTTGGGACCCGGATTGAGCTTCTGGCGAACGGCCTTCCAGTCGCCGACACGAACAGACTGCTGCCCGCCATAGCCTGGCGTCTCGCGGTATAGGAACGGTCGAGGAGGCTGGGACTTGCCGAGCAACGTAGGGGCGAAGCTGACGCCATCGACGTTGGGCGGCGTCTTGTCGGCGGCACCGACCAGTTCAAGCAGGGTCGGCATCCAGTCTTCAAAACCCGTTACTCTTGCCGACTCTACACCCGGCGCTATCTTTCCCTTCCAACGCACCACACAGGGCACGCGAACCCCGCCTTCGTACAGCGACCCTTTTCGGCCGCGAAAGGCATGCGCGCTGTTGAAGAAATCGGTGTCGGTTCCGCCCAGTTGGTCGTACAGCGGACCGTTGTCCGAGGTAAAGATGAAAATCGTGTTGTCGTCCAGCCCCAGCTCTTTGACCAAGTCCATAACCCGCCCGACCTCACGATCCATCCGGGTGACCATGGCGGCGTAGGTGGCTCGCGGCGTGCGGTTCGGTAGGTAACCACGTCCGCCCGGATAGGGCTCTTCCGGGAACTTTCCCTCGAACGGTTTGACCGACTCTTCAGGCACCTGCAACGCCAGGTGGGGGACCGTCGTCGGATAAAACAGAAAGAACGGCCGCTCCTTGTTGTCGCGGATGAACTTGAGTGCCTGTTCGCCGATCAGATCGGGCGCATACTGATTTCCCCGAAAGCCCGCGTAAGTGGCGGGGTCTTTGATGTTCGCCGTCTCAGGAAGCTTCTGGTGGGCAGGAAACCTCGGGTTGTTCAGCGCGATCGTTTTGTCGTTGTCCCAAAGCTGCGTGGGGTAGAAGTTGTGGGCGACGGCCTGACAGTTGTATCCGAAAAACCGGTCGATCCCCTGCTTCAGCGGCTCGCCAGACGATGCCGGAGCACCCAGGCCCCACTTGCCGAAAGCCCCGGTCGTGTAACCCATCGCCTTCAGTAGTTTCGGAATGACGACGGCATCAGCCGGCAACGGCCACTGTCCCTCCGATACCTGCGGCTTCCACTGACGATTCTCCCGGATAGGCCCGTGGCCGTTGTGCAGTCCGGTCATCAACGCACAACGGGAGGGCGCACAGACCGCGGCCCCCGAGTAATGTGTGGTCAGCTTGATCCCTTCGGCGGCAATGCGATCGATGTTGGGCGTCCGGAACTTTGTCTGGCCGAAACAACTCAGGTCCCCATACCCGAGGTCGTCCG is part of the Humisphaera borealis genome and encodes:
- a CDS encoding arylsulfatase produces the protein MRVRAILIAIAVTVGVAIGKSSSATAASAVPPNIVFILADDLGYGDLSCFGQTKFRTPNIDRIAAEGIKLTTHYSGAAVCAPSRCALMTGLHNGHGPIRENRQWKPQVSEGQWPLPADAVVIPKLLKAMGYTTGAFGKWGLGAPASSGEPLKQGIDRFFGYNCQAVAHNFYPTQLWDNDKTIALNNPRFPAHQKLPETANIKDPATYAGFRGNQYAPDLIGEQALKFIRDNKERPFFLFYPTTVPHLALQVPEESVKPFEGKFPEEPYPGGRGYLPNRTPRATYAAMVTRMDREVGRVMDLVKELGLDDNTIFIFTSDNGPLYDQLGGTDTDFFNSAHAFRGRKGSLYEGGVRVPCVVRWKGKIAPGVESARVTGFEDWMPTLLELVGAADKTPPNVDGVSFAPTLLGKSQPPRPFLYRETPGYGGQQSVRVGDWKAVRQKLNPGPKAKLQPIATELYDLSKDPSETTDVAAQHPEVLARMVALLKEQHTKSDLFPIRALDD
- a CDS encoding SUF system Fe-S cluster assembly protein: MTESTESAVSEAASGPVPLPPTEPATQATQSEDPTKVFERKLLEGRVIEAISQIYDPEIPVNIYELGLIYKIDVRDDKSVYVTMTLTAPACPVAGSLPGQVETKIETIPEVTKATVELVWDPAWSRDMMSEAAQLQLGLM